One Natrinema halophilum genomic window carries:
- a CDS encoding NAD-dependent epimerase/dehydratase family protein encodes MTGAIAVTGGNGRLGRCVLARLNDAGHRTVNLSRSKRSENRSDDYLTTDPVNAGEVYGSLARADADSIVHLGMLPTPETAPGFRTVESKAMSCYYVLEAAGELWIDTVVLASSLSVMGAATNLRRSPSTTCPSTKRIVSHRRLPMGSANRRSRSSPTDSLADPPTGRERSPSSDSRGSSTTTALARRS; translated from the coding sequence ATGACGGGAGCGATCGCAGTCACGGGTGGAAACGGCCGTTTAGGACGGTGCGTACTCGCCCGCTTGAACGACGCGGGCCACCGAACGGTCAACCTCTCGCGGAGCAAACGATCTGAGAACCGCTCAGATGACTATCTCACGACCGATCCGGTCAACGCGGGCGAGGTCTACGGCTCGCTCGCGAGAGCCGACGCCGATTCGATCGTCCACCTTGGCATGCTTCCGACACCCGAGACGGCACCGGGATTCCGAACGGTCGAAAGCAAAGCGATGTCCTGCTACTACGTTCTGGAAGCCGCAGGGGAACTCTGGATCGACACGGTGGTGCTGGCCTCGAGTCTCAGCGTCATGGGGGCGGCTACGAATCTGCGCCGATCACCGTCGACTACCTGCCCGTCGACGAAGCGCATCGTCTCACACCGTCGACTCCCTATGGGCTCGGCAAACAGGCGCTCGAGATCGTCGCCGACGGATTCGCTCGCCGATCCGCCGACCGGCCGCGAACGGTCACCTTCCTCCGATTCCCGTGGATCGTCGACGACGACTGCGCTCGCGAGACGTTCGTAG
- a CDS encoding HalOD1 output domain-containing protein — MSKTMPTSMRVVQAVAAQEDVDPAELRPPLHAVVDADALDELFPSGGATGDLVRSVEFTYRGNQVSIDSRGNVDVLAASTESEASTAPDR; from the coding sequence ATGTCGAAAACTATGCCAACCAGTATGCGGGTCGTTCAGGCGGTAGCAGCTCAGGAAGACGTCGACCCTGCCGAACTGCGGCCGCCGCTTCACGCAGTCGTCGATGCGGACGCGCTCGACGAACTGTTTCCGTCGGGGGGCGCTACGGGTGATCTCGTCAGGTCGGTCGAATTCACGTACCGCGGGAACCAGGTCTCTATCGACAGCAGAGGCAACGTGGACGTGCTCGCAGCGTCCACCGAATCGGAAGCGTCGACGGCTCCCGATCGATAG
- a CDS encoding DolP-mannose mannosyltransferase: MAARSRIETGFDWLAVLGPCVAVPFAVGFAGYLLVEWPAIATDPAFFQHTGWYVLEGGVPYVDVWDVNPPVPFGIAAVLSLLSGGNMLVLHGLGSTLTTLVAGSSVLLVGWVAYLVTGDDTAAVAAGLTMLVVPELFLLSPEGIRAQFYSLFFGVLALAMALRDRPFLAGAAAALSAGSWQSGVAFAPLIVGMAYQRSGWEDALRAIAGGVVVTGAVALVFAIAGALVPMVVQAVIAPLSAGSPYTLAERGYTILLVFGYGSLLLPVAFYGWMHAAVRDVRTRWWVPAGGVILGLQVLVVDLDGSTDALLWLAFVALGVAVAVERATVGQSVTTVRRSDDVSPTGRRRWTTVAAAAVIVLVVLSGPVWHVGSPTPKSTLRTLQQEAEPEGGTLPITPDDGNVPSMQTIYWEQMTPETCHYRLSWNEVRWIAMTDDRLDAQRCDGWPSRTDRG; the protein is encoded by the coding sequence ATGGCCGCCCGATCGCGCATCGAGACGGGCTTCGACTGGCTCGCCGTTCTCGGACCGTGCGTCGCCGTCCCGTTCGCCGTCGGATTCGCCGGGTATTTGCTCGTCGAATGGCCGGCGATCGCGACCGATCCGGCGTTCTTCCAGCACACGGGCTGGTACGTCCTCGAAGGCGGCGTTCCGTACGTCGACGTCTGGGACGTTAACCCGCCTGTCCCGTTCGGTATCGCGGCCGTTCTCTCCCTCCTCTCGGGCGGGAACATGCTCGTTCTACACGGCCTCGGCTCGACGCTTACCACGCTCGTCGCCGGCTCGAGCGTCCTGCTCGTCGGGTGGGTTGCGTATCTCGTGACCGGAGACGACACGGCCGCGGTGGCCGCGGGTCTGACGATGCTCGTCGTCCCGGAGCTCTTCTTGCTCTCGCCGGAGGGCATTCGAGCGCAGTTCTATTCGCTGTTTTTCGGTGTGCTCGCGCTCGCTATGGCCCTTCGTGACCGACCGTTCCTCGCCGGGGCCGCCGCGGCACTGAGCGCCGGTTCGTGGCAGTCGGGGGTCGCGTTCGCCCCGCTGATCGTCGGGATGGCGTACCAGCGCAGCGGTTGGGAGGACGCGCTTCGGGCGATCGCGGGCGGCGTCGTCGTTACCGGGGCGGTCGCCCTCGTATTCGCCATTGCGGGCGCGCTCGTTCCGATGGTCGTTCAGGCGGTGATCGCACCGCTGTCCGCTGGTTCGCCGTACACACTGGCAGAGCGCGGCTACACGATACTGCTGGTGTTCGGCTACGGATCGCTGCTCCTCCCGGTCGCGTTCTACGGCTGGATGCACGCCGCTGTCCGTGACGTCCGGACGCGGTGGTGGGTGCCGGCGGGCGGCGTGATACTGGGCCTGCAGGTGTTGGTCGTCGACCTGGACGGCTCGACCGACGCGCTTCTCTGGCTCGCCTTCGTCGCGCTCGGCGTCGCCGTCGCAGTGGAACGCGCAACCGTCGGGCAATCGGTGACGACGGTTCGCCGCAGTGACGATGTGTCCCCGACCGGCCGCCGTCGATGGACGACCGTCGCCGCCGCCGCTGTTATCGTACTGGTCGTTCTCTCGGGACCGGTCTGGCACGTCGGCTCGCCGACCCCGAAGTCGACGCTACGCACGCTGCAACAGGAGGCAGAGCCGGAAGGGGGGACCCTGCCGATAACGCCGGACGACGGGAACGTCCCGTCGATGCAGACCATCTACTGGGAGCAGATGACGCCCGAAACCTGTCACTATCGGTTGAGCTGGAACGAAGTGCGGTGGATCGCGATGACCGACGACCGGTTGGACGCGCAGCGCTGTGACGGATGGCCGAGTCGAACCGATCGCGGTTAG
- the sugE gene encoding quaternary ammonium compound efflux SMR transporter SugE → MSWYILILAGVFEIGWAIGLEYSDGFSKPLPTLGTVVALIISMLLLAQAVKDLPVGTAYAVWTGIGAVGTASLGIILFDEPATLVRILCIGVIVVGIVGLHFASGGH, encoded by the coding sequence ATGTCGTGGTATATTTTGATACTCGCAGGGGTGTTCGAGATCGGCTGGGCGATCGGACTCGAGTACTCCGACGGGTTCTCGAAACCGCTCCCCACACTTGGAACCGTCGTCGCTCTCATCATCAGTATGCTACTTCTTGCGCAGGCAGTGAAAGACCTCCCCGTCGGCACAGCGTATGCGGTCTGGACGGGTATCGGAGCTGTCGGAACCGCCTCCCTCGGAATTATCCTCTTTGACGAACCTGCCACACTCGTTCGGATTCTGTGTATCGGTGTGATCGTCGTCGGTATCGTCGGTCTCCACTTCGCATCCGGCGGTCACTGA
- a CDS encoding glycosyltransferase family 39 protein, whose amino-acid sequence MPLPSLTERAGEITGDLSLTGIPIELYPIVLFAGALRLLRLESESYWLDEAFSVTTVLSNTPSELLVSLPGNDPHPPFYYLLLSGWAAVFGTGELATRSLSALAGIATVVVLYGVGQRLFDREVGAIAASLLAVSPFHVWYSQEVRMYSLLGLLTVLSFYWFVRIQTETRSDDTGVRAEIGYVLATVLLGYTHVFGLFAILAQNVYVFSRYLLRIVPRSRLTVRRWIALEGITALLLAPWLVRLFRRTVAAHGGETSNVGWIPLPTAATVRETFAAYLGGPLFSESFPLAISLVVTGFLILSLSSDRWTETDRRHASLNATYIVVLWFAVPILVPIALSHVVTPIFVDRYSIGASLAFFLLIAKGIRTVSRPSLRYVVTGLLLVGLALPLPAYYQNDQKEQWREAAATVESNVDADDVVLVSKPFTERTFDYYFDRSGVPTVQIAPDAPPDEIRASVDGHDDVWIVLSYTSSSTDRRILQAVANRSEYRDPAAVNRYNGITVVRFEGTSNDG is encoded by the coding sequence ATGCCGCTGCCCTCTCTGACCGAAAGAGCCGGCGAAATAACGGGGGATCTCTCTCTGACGGGTATCCCGATCGAGCTGTATCCGATCGTTCTCTTCGCCGGTGCGCTCCGACTGCTCCGGCTCGAGTCCGAGAGTTACTGGCTCGACGAGGCCTTCTCTGTGACCACCGTACTGTCGAACACACCGTCTGAACTCCTCGTCAGCCTGCCGGGAAACGATCCGCATCCACCGTTCTACTATCTCCTCCTTTCCGGCTGGGCAGCGGTCTTCGGAACGGGTGAACTGGCCACGCGATCGCTGTCAGCCCTGGCCGGTATCGCCACGGTAGTAGTCCTCTACGGGGTCGGTCAACGACTGTTCGATCGGGAAGTCGGGGCGATTGCAGCGTCCCTCCTCGCCGTCTCACCGTTTCACGTCTGGTACTCCCAGGAGGTGCGAATGTACAGTCTGCTCGGACTGCTGACTGTGCTCTCGTTCTACTGGTTCGTGCGGATACAGACGGAGACACGGAGTGACGATACCGGTGTGCGGGCCGAGATCGGGTACGTCCTTGCCACGGTCCTCCTCGGCTATACCCACGTCTTCGGACTGTTCGCGATACTCGCCCAGAACGTGTACGTCTTCTCTCGGTACCTCCTCCGAATCGTCCCCCGGTCGCGACTGACGGTACGCCGCTGGATCGCCCTCGAGGGGATCACTGCTCTCCTACTCGCCCCGTGGTTGGTGCGGTTATTCCGCCGCACGGTGGCGGCTCACGGCGGTGAGACGAGCAACGTCGGGTGGATTCCGCTCCCGACGGCCGCGACCGTCAGGGAGACCTTCGCCGCGTATCTCGGCGGTCCCCTGTTCAGTGAATCGTTCCCACTGGCCATCTCGCTCGTCGTCACCGGATTCCTGATACTCTCGCTCTCGAGCGACCGGTGGACGGAAACCGACCGTCGACACGCTTCGCTGAACGCCACGTACATTGTCGTCCTCTGGTTCGCAGTGCCGATACTCGTTCCGATCGCGCTCTCGCACGTCGTCACACCGATCTTCGTCGATCGCTACTCGATCGGGGCGTCGCTGGCGTTTTTTCTCCTGATCGCGAAAGGAATTCGGACCGTCTCACGCCCGTCGCTTCGGTACGTCGTGACCGGACTGTTACTCGTCGGTCTCGCGTTACCGCTTCCAGCGTACTATCAAAACGATCAGAAAGAACAGTGGCGAGAGGCCGCCGCTACCGTCGAATCGAACGTCGATGCCGACGATGTCGTCCTCGTGAGCAAACCGTTCACCGAGCGGACGTTCGACTATTACTTCGATCGATCGGGCGTCCCCACAGTTCAGATCGCGCCCGACGCACCGCCGGACGAAATACGAGCGTCGGTCGACGGACACGACGACGTCTGGATCGTCCTTTCCTACACCAGTTCGTCGACCGACCGACGGATTCTCCAGGCGGTAGCGAACCGCTCCGAATATCGAGACCCTGCCGCGGTGAACCGGTACAACGGAATTACCGTGGTTCGGTTCGAAGGGACGTCGAACGACGGATAA
- a CDS encoding pentapeptide repeat-containing protein translates to MKAIQSITATAVVLMFVLSVFAGTAAAAHDPKDPDHGDLFPDANFGENENFPGADWDEKNFPGSDWDEKNFPGADWDEKNFPGADWDEKNFPGADWDEKNFPGADWDEKNFPGADWDEKNFPGADWDEKNFPGADWDEKNFPGSDWDEKKFPDSIFDGGGNNVQDGPEIQG, encoded by the coding sequence ATGAAAGCCATTCAATCGATAACTGCCACTGCTGTTGTGCTGATGTTCGTCCTCAGTGTATTCGCAGGCACAGCTGCTGCCGCCCATGACCCAAAAGATCCAGATCACGGCGATCTCTTCCCCGACGCGAACTTCGGCGAAAATGAGAATTTCCCTGGTGCCGACTGGGATGAGAAGAACTTCCCTGGTTCCGACTGGGACGAGAAGAATTTCCCTGGTGCCGACTGGGACGAGAAGAATTTCCCTGGTGCCGACTGGGATGAGAAGAACTTCCCTGGTGCCGACTGGGATGAGAAGAACTTCCCTGGTGCCGACTGGGATGAGAAGAACTTCCCTGGTGCCGACTGGGATGAGAAGAACTTCCCTGGTGCCGACTGGGATGAGAAGAACTTCCCTGGTGCCGACTGGGATGAGAAGAACTTCCCTGGTTCTGACTGGGATGAGAAGAAGTTCCCGGACTCGATCTTCGACGGTGGCGGAAACAATGTCCAGGATGGCCCCGAAATTCAGGGATAA
- a CDS encoding ATP-binding protein gives MDNESVTLPSVLRDLNTGITLHEIETGAILDVNEAVEELYGYSTAELRTMAVEDFTAPSTKYTQEEAIRRIQAAGSGDPQSFEWQIERSNGEYRWASVDLTPTTIDDGKYVIAEVCDITVYRTREQLLRLLNRVIRHNLRNEMNILMGYADRIKSAIENNDLREEVETIESIASEVGRLSESIHEIEHIVEPAATERQRTNLQTVVQNRAGEIEAEYPAVDLTVDAPSSIWVTADKGLQYALDHALDNAITHNDLETPTVRVTVTDDPENDRGVVQIADDGPPIPDIETDVLDTEADVHSTYHGSGVGLWVMKWCVDSLGGQLTFEENTPRGNIVRISLPKENPPESATQQASNPV, from the coding sequence ATGGATAACGAGTCTGTCACACTACCGTCAGTGCTACGAGATCTGAATACGGGAATCACGCTCCACGAAATCGAGACGGGAGCGATTCTCGACGTGAACGAAGCGGTAGAAGAACTATACGGATATTCGACGGCCGAACTCCGGACGATGGCGGTCGAGGATTTCACTGCGCCCTCGACGAAATACACACAAGAGGAAGCCATTCGCCGTATCCAGGCCGCTGGCAGTGGTGATCCCCAGTCTTTCGAGTGGCAGATCGAACGCAGCAACGGGGAGTATCGGTGGGCGAGTGTCGACCTCACGCCGACGACGATCGACGATGGGAAATACGTCATCGCCGAGGTTTGTGATATAACGGTGTACAGAACGCGTGAGCAACTTCTCCGTCTTCTGAATCGAGTCATCCGTCACAATCTCCGAAACGAGATGAATATCCTCATGGGTTATGCCGATCGGATCAAATCAGCGATCGAAAACAACGATCTCCGAGAAGAGGTTGAAACGATCGAATCCATCGCCTCAGAGGTCGGACGGCTGAGTGAATCGATTCACGAGATCGAACATATTGTCGAACCGGCTGCGACCGAGCGGCAGCGAACGAACCTGCAAACGGTCGTTCAAAACCGCGCCGGGGAAATCGAGGCGGAGTATCCAGCGGTGGATCTAACGGTCGACGCGCCGTCTAGCATCTGGGTTACCGCCGACAAAGGGCTTCAATATGCGCTCGATCATGCGCTGGATAACGCGATTACGCACAACGATCTCGAGACGCCGACCGTACGGGTGACGGTGACTGACGATCCCGAAAACGACCGGGGTGTCGTTCAAATCGCCGACGACGGGCCGCCGATTCCAGATATCGAGACCGACGTCCTGGATACAGAAGCAGACGTCCACAGCACCTATCACGGCTCCGGTGTCGGCCTGTGGGTGATGAAGTGGTGTGTCGACTCCCTCGGTGGACAACTCACGTTCGAGGAGAACACGCCGCGAGGCAACATCGTCCGAATATCGCTCCCGAAAGAAAATCCACCTGAATCCGCCACACAGCAGGCGTCCAATCCCGTCTGA
- a CDS encoding NAD-dependent epimerase/dehydratase family protein produces MNDRESDSNNSSGSVLVTGGTGFLGLHTCQHFRDRGWDVTAFDRKSFDEADDTDGIDYVEGDVRSEESVADALEENGATAVVHAAAALPLWNADRIRETTIDGTRNVLWAAKERDVGRVCYISSTAVYGTHDEHPITEESPLDGVGPYGEAKIQAEKVCQDFRRMGMCVPILRPKTFIGPQRLGVFQVLFDWIEDGANVPLVGWGNNRYQLLHVHDLVTAIELMLTGDAEAVNDTFNVGTDEFATMKEDFQAPIDYAGTGKRTIGTPAFLTVAVLRVLDELNLSPLYPWVYETAHEDSYVSVEKLKRLGWEPAYSNREALVETYEWYLENDGADGADDETGLDHRVAWDQGALTVAKKVSQRI; encoded by the coding sequence ATGAATGATCGTGAGAGCGACAGCAACAACTCGAGCGGCTCGGTTCTCGTCACGGGGGGCACCGGATTCCTCGGCCTGCATACGTGCCAGCACTTCCGGGACCGGGGGTGGGATGTTACCGCGTTCGACCGCAAGTCCTTCGACGAGGCCGACGACACGGATGGAATCGACTACGTCGAGGGGGACGTCCGAAGCGAAGAGTCCGTGGCCGATGCGCTCGAGGAGAACGGCGCGACCGCGGTGGTGCACGCGGCGGCCGCACTCCCGCTGTGGAACGCCGACCGCATCCGCGAGACGACCATCGACGGGACGCGAAACGTACTCTGGGCGGCGAAAGAACGCGACGTTGGGCGGGTCTGTTACATCTCTTCGACCGCGGTGTACGGGACCCACGACGAACACCCCATTACTGAGGAGTCGCCCCTGGACGGCGTCGGCCCCTACGGCGAGGCCAAGATCCAGGCCGAGAAGGTCTGTCAGGACTTCCGCCGCATGGGGATGTGCGTCCCCATTCTTCGACCGAAGACGTTCATTGGCCCGCAACGACTCGGCGTGTTTCAGGTGCTGTTCGACTGGATCGAAGACGGCGCGAACGTCCCGCTCGTCGGCTGGGGGAACAACCGCTACCAGCTGCTGCACGTCCACGACCTCGTCACTGCCATCGAACTGATGCTCACCGGCGACGCGGAAGCGGTGAACGACACGTTCAACGTCGGCACCGACGAGTTCGCCACGATGAAAGAGGACTTCCAGGCACCCATCGACTACGCGGGGACGGGCAAACGAACTATCGGAACGCCCGCCTTTCTCACGGTCGCGGTCCTCCGCGTACTGGACGAACTGAACCTCTCCCCGCTGTATCCGTGGGTGTACGAGACCGCCCACGAAGACTCCTACGTCTCCGTCGAGAAGCTGAAACGGCTCGGTTGGGAGCCAGCGTACTCCAACCGCGAGGCGCTCGTGGAGACGTACGAGTGGTACCTCGAGAACGACGGGGCCGACGGGGCGGACGACGAGACCGGGCTCGACCACCGCGTCGCGTGGGATCAGGGCGCGCTGACAGTCGCGAAAAAGGTCTCGCAACGGATCTGA
- a CDS encoding arylsulfotransferase family protein has translation MRSLSRRRVGWALVAVAVAAVALSLGGTALVAPPIEKTDDPRDRVTLATGQSDGVVTAFDGAGDVAWSLDVGDKAFDATRLDDGTVLVAMTYEDVEDCGRFDQPCGRTGFKIVDPKPEPRVVREWTVPVRTAHNSEVHDIERLPSGEILVVDMEYESLITVAENGSVTWRWNASERYDEPADPTATDWLHINDVDTLGDGRYLVSVRNADELLIIERGEGVVEVIEGVADGRADRVLFEGQHNPQYLGDGALLVADSENERIVELHREDDEWSIAWSIASANGLAFDWPRDADRLENGNTLIADSRHHRVVEVTPDGSTAWSVRGPHLVYEADRLPEGERVGAQRYSDAVGHDDGPSPGDRDDFSPFDGSLPLFGTVHESLTHVVRVPYWLRPWHLAVIAAAIPMAGIGLALVWRERSGE, from the coding sequence ATGCGGTCACTCTCCCGCCGTCGAGTCGGCTGGGCTCTGGTTGCCGTCGCCGTCGCCGCTGTCGCGCTCTCACTCGGCGGTACTGCCCTGGTAGCGCCGCCCATAGAGAAGACCGACGATCCTCGTGACAGGGTCACGCTCGCCACCGGGCAGAGCGACGGCGTCGTGACGGCATTCGACGGGGCCGGCGACGTCGCCTGGAGCCTCGACGTCGGCGATAAGGCGTTCGACGCGACGCGTCTCGACGACGGCACCGTCCTCGTTGCGATGACGTACGAAGACGTCGAGGACTGCGGCCGTTTTGATCAGCCCTGCGGCCGTACCGGGTTCAAGATCGTTGACCCGAAGCCGGAACCGCGGGTCGTCCGCGAATGGACCGTTCCCGTGAGGACTGCCCACAACAGCGAGGTCCACGACATCGAACGGCTCCCCTCCGGCGAAATCCTCGTCGTAGATATGGAATACGAGAGCCTGATCACCGTGGCCGAAAACGGATCGGTCACCTGGCGCTGGAACGCCAGCGAACGGTACGACGAGCCCGCGGACCCTACCGCGACCGATTGGCTCCACATAAATGACGTCGATACGCTCGGCGACGGCCGATACCTCGTCTCGGTCAGGAACGCCGACGAACTACTGATCATCGAGCGCGGCGAAGGCGTCGTCGAAGTGATCGAAGGCGTCGCTGACGGGCGAGCCGACCGAGTGCTGTTCGAGGGCCAGCACAACCCCCAGTACCTCGGTGACGGCGCCCTGCTCGTGGCCGACAGCGAGAACGAACGGATCGTCGAACTCCACCGCGAGGACGACGAGTGGTCCATCGCCTGGAGCATAGCATCAGCCAACGGGCTTGCGTTCGACTGGCCGCGCGACGCGGACCGTCTGGAGAACGGCAACACACTAATCGCCGACTCCCGGCACCATCGCGTCGTCGAGGTTACGCCCGACGGCTCGACCGCATGGAGCGTCCGCGGTCCTCACCTCGTCTACGAGGCCGACCGCCTCCCGGAGGGCGAGCGAGTCGGCGCGCAGAGGTACAGTGACGCTGTCGGGCACGACGACGGGCCGTCGCCCGGCGACCGAGACGACTTCTCACCGTTCGACGGCAGTCTCCCGTTGTTCGGCACGGTCCACGAGTCGCTGACCCACGTCGTCCGCGTCCCCTACTGGCTTCGCCCGTGGCACCTCGCCGTGATCGCGGCGGCGATTCCGATGGCCGGCATCGGGCTGGCGCTCGTCTGGAGGGAGCGATCAGGCGAGTGA